The sequence CTGGCTTTTCCATATTTATAGGTGACGTTCTACGTCTCCTCCTTCTATTTCCACACCGATCAAATTTTCTGTTATGAAGTATGTATGGAAATTGAATGAGAATATTGGAAAAGCGGCTTATAAACATTGGAAAAAACATCGCATGCGATATGTAAAAGCCAGTAAGTTATCATGATgataatatctcgaaaatgcTTAAATTTTCAACCAATGTTTACTAATAATGTTACACCCCGTATACCATATAAATCATGGAAATTTTGgagttcaatttaaaaaatgttacacACGACAATGCAACTTGTAGTTTGCCATAAATAACATTTCTCATTTTCAAAGTGATAAATCACCTCAAGACGGATATCGTAGTGGCCTGCAATTTTGTCTATAGCATCTAGGAAGGGTCTTTTCAGTACCCCGTAAATCTCATGATAGAAGCTACTGAAATGTCAAagttatcaaattttattgCCGTCGATGAGCTGCCTGCGAGCTGTTGCGCGCCGTGCTTTGGaaaaatcaattacagttagcAACTGTTTTTAATATATGTCTGTTTGTATCCTTTTAACcataaaaagaatgaatttttgtattgATTAAACACAGTTTTAAATAGTTGATGATATGGATACTGATATTTATACGCATGAAGGAAATTAAGAATATTGCTATATTTTTGCTATTTAAGAGTTCGCACACGATGATGCCTCAAAATTACTCTTGACGCCATCAAGTCGTATGGGAAGGAACATGTTAAATAGTGTTTCACattgttcaaataaaaaatcGCTCTTTCCTTTAATTCGTTTTTAGTTTCAGAATTTGGACGTCTTGCGTACTAAAATACATTTACTAATGCTTTTTCGATGCAGCTCTCTCTATCGAGCGATAGAATTAAATAGGAGCGTGCGTCTGTACTTACATAGAACAAAACGGGACATTGTCACTATgttcagaaatatatttttgcatCTTTTGTTAAGTTTGGAAAGCTTATGTTAACATATTCTGATAAACAGATGTTAACACTATATAGTATACCTAATATttatggtaattatttagaagtttgtcctcctcaccgattttcgatctattatattatcttttttccaatttttcaacaTGATCGCAACATTTTTGCAGGATTCTTTTCTCGTACCTGGCGTTTAATTTGAGCCGAAATCAATTCGATGGGGTTTAACTCGCACATATGTATATGGTGGTAGTCGTAACGTGGTGTGACCATGtgcttttataatttcatctattttaaatattttattttgtggtTTGTTTTTCTCTATTAGTTCGTGCAATTCGTATCTTCGCATCTGGTCGTTGCAAGGgatgttatttttaattagccAATTCAGCATTGCCGTTTTCGTGGCATATTTTGTTGGGGGCTTATTTATTTGCACCGAATGGTAGGATACATTGTCCATGACAATGACGGTATTTTCTGGAATGTTCGGCAGAACTTTTTCCTGGATCCACCtgttaaaaatgtttgtattagGAAAAAGTATCAGAAGCAAATAGGATGTCATATCAAACGTGTCACGTTAACATACCTTTCGAAATTATCCGCATTCATCTGGCCGTGGTAATCTCCACTTTCACTGCGCGCTTTGAATATTAGTTTAGCACCTTCCACAAAACCTGATGCTCCACCCGCATGGTACAATAATAAATCGATGCgacgaattattattttttattacgcCAAGCATTTCTTCGCTCTTCCAGCACTGTCCAAAGCAAAGGGTATTATCCACCCATGTTTCATCAATATagataatatttctattttaagtGCGATAAAATTGTatagcttttaaatattttcctctCTACGCCACAATAGCCGGTCGCTCTATCAGCACTTTCCTTATATTGTTGCTTTTTTTCCACCTATATcccatatttttcaataatttgtagAGCGTGTCCACTTTCCAAGGAAAGTGTATCTTCTCTCGAATCGCAGCCAACAATTTCGGAGCACTGGGCACAATTTCTTTTTCCGTGTAAAATTCTTCAATAATTCTGCGAATTACAACTCTGTTCTCTTCTGAGCAGtgaaattttttatcttctctctGTGGTCGCTTCTTGCCGGGAAATAATAAAAGTTGGTCCTCTGCGGATTGCGCAGCTTCTTTGCGGATCCGCGATATCGAAGCTACCGATACACCCGTGTAATCCGTGCACTGCGTACAGATACTGTCCATTATTACATTCCTCGTCACACTTTCTAATCACACGCCGTATCACATTTCGGGTCCCGCTACGAATAGTTTGGCCTTTCTTACGAGCTTCCATgtcgtttttaaatatttaatttaataatggaaaataataatatagtaataataagtaGAAACTATAAAAAACACTAACGCTAACACTATTCTACTAACACAAACACTATAAgtaaaaaaagttaaaaaagtgaaaaatgaaCTAAAGTTAAGAACAAAATACTTAAGTAAACTAATCAAAACTAAACTAAACTAAATTGTAAAACACTACACTAGTATAATagacaaaaaatataaattaaataactaAAAACGTTTTGGATATATTCGCTCGATGTGCACTGGTGGATTTCTCCGAACAGACTGCTGGTCAGCGGAAAAAACATTGGAAAAACCTCGTTGCAATATTAAAAGCTGTTTAATTGTTATCATAAAATTTCCAGGTATACGGTCAGTTTTTCGCGATTGAATAGAAACGTTTAAGACTTCAGCACTCCTTGTTGCCAATCATCCTGACAAATTAGCCCACATGGTTAGGTTTCAGGACTGTCTTCAGGACCCATATAAATTTTACAtcggaaaaaatattttacaaactaCTACATCTGTCACTATTTTACAACTTCACTTTCCATTTTATGGATTTTCTGGGTAATTTCAAATCGTTATTAACAGACTCATTCACTATATTCATCAACaactatttattaacaattatttttaatacggACAGATAATAGTTACGCTTAATATTAATACGCTAAATGCAATCTATTAACAATACATTTAATTCCGTGGtgcgtgtgcattaggcgtgaCTCATAAACTCCAACCAATCATACGCGCAACATCTCATTTCTCATTCCTGAAAAAGCATGCAAGAACAAATACGGAAATGGTATACCTATGCAACAGCGTGTCAGTTAAAGTCAAGTGGTGTGGGTGCGTGACGACGTGGGGACTAGGCGGGCCAGACCGAGGAGTCACTACTTTGTTAGTTaacctccgcaacatctcatatGTGCACTgtacactgtattccgggaaaaatggagactgaatggtgattgaaaaagtgattgaagtggtttgaggttagggttaggattAGGTCAGGTTTAAATTAGGTTTAGGTTTAGAGCGTACATGGCGTGATATGAGAGCTAATATTCCTCGTTATGGAACTCGTACGTCTCATTACGTGGGATATACATATAGCTGAGTTTTTATTCCGACGTCAACATGATGTTAATGAGCGTATAATGGCATTTTTCGACATGATGGCCGAAATGTTTCCGATTTTTGACgaaacacaaaatgaataacaggtatacaatatataaaaggtgaaagaaagagtaattaaaacgtgaaaaaatcaaaaacaaaaccctaaccctaaccctaactttaaaccacttcaatcactctttcaatcaccattcagtctccattttcCCCAGAATACAGTGTACTCGTAATCTAAGTTTaactaaagatttttgcaaatatctcggaaactaaggccgagcggcggtaacatgtatagggaaaattTGTttagaatgatgaccttgacaacatatttcaaggtcacgaaaatcggtgaggagggcaaacttctaaataattaccatatttttttatagacacaatttcaacaaatataATAGTCCAAATCAATATTGTTCTAGCATTCCCATCATGCCTACCTTCTTCTATCGATTTTcattatgtattttttatattcctttatttttcctttattttcctaAATTTATCGAATAattctatataaataaattgatataaataatattacatatttactgctgtgtttaaaaaaaaaaaaagaaacgataaaaacaataaattttgcaaaaggtgTGCAAATTATATTGCATCAAAATGATCCCACTACCAGAACTGCACACTGGTCCAGAACTAAAATTTAGCTGTTCAGACTTTGAAATGAACAGACTAATCCGTAATTTTTTTGATAATAGGATTTATTATCTTACATTGTggcaatattataattaaatatcagAAATGATGGATATGGCaatggaaaaatggaaaaaactatGTTTTACGTGAAACGTTAACTCAAGGTGCATTCTCATTTTAGACAAATACTCTTCATTTATAATCAAAATGGACACACAATATTAAATAGATTTTGTAGAGTatcaataagaagaaaaaaagaaaagttcggTGAAAAATGGTGTTTACGAAATGTTCATCTTTAAACGCTCGTTCtaatcataatttttaataaattccatTAAAGTCACCATTTTCGAAGGTAGTAGACATTTGAGAAGCTAAATACAggtaatttttcgaaaatatctcgaaaactaaggccgagcggcggttatatgtataggaaaaagttgttcaaaatgttgatttctacaacatatttaataaaaatcatcgaaatcggaggtgccgtccataatctaaataattacctaaATACATTCGAAAAACATTGATATgaggaaattgattttttttgttaatgaaCAGCTAATTCATCGCTCTAGAGCAGGGCTCGAAATTAACTGCTCTTTTCGGCCAGTTTTCAGAGGCTACAGCCCTTTTCTCCCACCGCTCGAGGCACCTCAGGCGCGTGTCATATGAATCGTACCCCATGCGTGATGTGGAAACCTATTGATACGTGTGTAGCCTCAATGCGCCCTGAAAAGTTCCTACCGCACGCGCCTGAGGTGCCTCGAGGACTATGGCCCTCGCGCAGGGTACGGCGAGCGGCGGGAGGAATGGGGCGTAGCCTTTGAAAACTAGCCGAAAAGAGCCCCGCTCTAGAGTCTGGACCAGTCCTGTCTAGCCTGCGGCCCACGGGCCACTCTCCTTCTCCCACCACGCAGCTCACGCTCGGGCCCCCCCACTCTTTCATCGTCAGTTGGTTTACTGACTCTTCCAATATTTGATGCGTATTCCTAGTCCTAGCTGCTAGAAACCGCTGCCCCACTACTGACACTACTGGATGGTGGGAGAAGTTTGAAGCGGTAAGTGTAGGAGCAGTGGCTCTTTTGCTTCTAGCAGTTAGATAGGCCTGGTCTAGACCAGGCCTGGGCAACTTGCGGCTCGTGAACCAGATGCAATTTCCTTCTCTATTTCTCCGCGCCTCCCACCATGCGCAGGCGGAGTGTGGAAGAAATAGGGGAAACTGGAAGTTTATATATACGAGGAGCTGTTCAGTCAATTGAACAGCTTGCATCGTGCATTCCATGAAATTCACAACAAAGAGTTCCATTAATCGTAGAACCTTCACATCACTTTCATTATGTCAAAAAGAACAATTCGCGAGGAAAATCGACAATTTAAAATGAATTGGGagacagattttttttttattgaacttAGAGGAGAATCTTTATGCTTAATTTGCTATaaaatacttaaaaatattaagaaaggTAACATTATGCGACATTATAATACGTATCATGCAAAGATGTACGAATCATATTCTGCACAATGTCGAGAACAACTAGTAACTGATTTAAAGTTaaagtataaaagaaaaataactaaTAATAAAACAGATCCTTCTTCTTCTACCTCCAAGTCTCAACAGCAGAGTCTCACGGCGTCTTATTCTGTTGCACTAGAAATTGCACGtgcaaaaaaatgtttatcaGACGgcgaattaataaaaaaatgtgcCATTGAAATGGCTAAAGCCTTTGGGAATGAAAATGCAGTGAAAAATTTTGAGCAAGTGCCACTATCGCGGAAAACGATTTCCGAATGTATAGTTGAAATTAGTAACCACATGGAAGAGAAATTACAAtccttaataaataattgtaggtaTTATTCATTCTGTTTGAATGAGAGTACAGATATCACCGAGGTAAGTcagttattaatttttgtacGTTTTGTGAATGATGATTTTTCAATTCACGAAGAACTTTTGGCATTAATTCTTTTATATTCGACGTCGAGGGgaatagatatttttaacgCAGTGTATACAGAAATGGAGAAATATGGTGGCTTTGAAAAGTGTACAGCTATTGTTACAGATGGTGTAAAATCAATGGTCGGACAAAAAAATGGGTTTAGaggatattaaaaaagaaaggaattaatTGTGCAACATTTCACTGCATAATACATCAGGAACCGTTATGTGGTAAAACTTTAATGCTAAGCAcaataatgaaaattgtaacAGATATTACAAATTTGATTAGAGGGAAAAATAAATCACTGTCTCATAAAACATTTCGAAATTTCTTAGAAGATATTAATGCGGCATATGGAGATTTACTTCTGCATACCGACGTACGTTGGTTGAGTGCTGGAAAATGTTTACAACGGTTTTTCACTCTAAGAAATGTAATTCCAGAATTTCTGAAAAATGAGGTTCAAAAAAATACAACGGatattgaagaaaaatttaGAGATGTCACATTTTTAAGAGATGTTACACAACATCTtaactttttaaatatgaatttacaaaaagaaaatcaaaatatatcCCATTTAGTTGGCCATATTAACGAGTTtcgaaatcaattaaaattatttattatagaatTAGGAACAAACGAATTGTACCGTTTTCCAGCATGTAAAGAGATCGCTGAACAATATACAGTTGCATCCTTTGTACTATGCGCGTCAATACtagtagagattcagaaacaatTTGAAACAAGATTTAAAGATTTTGATGTATTAAACAGAGATATGTGCATTTTCAAACTTGAGAAGTCAGCGGTTACATTGCATAGGcataaaatttccatattcgcaggggtacatttaattatataaatatgcGATTTTTTCTAGACATTAATggatttttttataatacttattCTTGataacagttgttattatgaaaaatttatagaaattacATTATAGAAAGTGTAAAGCTCTcttgttttcttaataatgtaaaccccgaatctacgtctacgtcaatgcgtccgaatcgtcgctcgctatcgcttcatcCCATTTTGTTTCCAATGTTTGTCCTTAAcgacgttcgtcacgcgatagatttgcGGATGTAAGGACGTCGGCCA comes from Osmia lignaria lignaria isolate PbOS001 chromosome 8, iyOsmLign1, whole genome shotgun sequence and encodes:
- the LOC117610854 gene encoding uncharacterized protein LOC117610854, yielding MNADNFERWIQEKVLPNIPENTVIVMDNVSYHSVQINKPPTKYATKTAMLNWLIKNNIPCNDQMRRYELHELIEKNKPQNKIFKIDEIIKAHGHTTLRLPPYTYVRVKPHRIDFGSN